Proteins found in one Vulpes vulpes isolate BD-2025 chromosome 13, VulVul3, whole genome shotgun sequence genomic segment:
- the TSPYL5 gene encoding testis-specific Y-encoded-like protein 5 yields MSGRSRGRRSSRAKSRGKGRGRGRVRAAPAPAAAPEPSRSCGPGEDLPAAQLQVHVPAGPAEEAAAAAEAAEAEGEGEACALPLDCGLALRARAGAARPRVGARGGGRRGPAGRPRRAAGDGGAGAAEGEGAGGSGEAGGAGGAGGAGPGGRMDTLETVQLKLETMNAQADRAYLRLSRKFGQLRLHHLERRNLLIQSIPGFWGRAFQNHPQLSSFLNSQDREALGYLNSLEVEELGLARLGYKIKFYFGRNPYFQNKVLIKEYGCGPSGQVVSRSTPIQWLPGHDLQSLSQGSPDNSRSFFGWFSNHSSIESDKIVEIINEELWPNPLQYYLMSEGARAEKGKEGRPGPARPAPEAPEPGAPESN; encoded by the coding sequence ATGAGCGGCCGCAGCCGCGGCAGGAGGTCGTCCCGCGCCAAGAGCCGGGGCAAAGGCCGCGGCCGAGGCCGAgtccgcgccgcccccgcccccgccgccgccccggagCCTTCCCGGAGCTGCGGGCCCGGCGAGGACCTCCCGGCGGCGCAGCTGCAGGTGCACGTCCCGGCCGGGCccgcggaggaggcggcggcggcggcggaggcggcggaggcggagggggagggggaggcctgcGCGCTGCCCCTGGACTGCGGCCTCGCGctgcgggcccgggcgggggcggcgagGCCGAGGGTGGGTGCGCGCGGCGGCGGCCGGCGAGGGCCCGCGGGGAGGCCGAGGAGGGCGGCGGGGgacggcggggcgggcgcggcggagggggagggggcgggggggtcgggggaggcggggggcgcggggggcgcggggggcgcgggccccGGCGGCCGCATGGACACGCTGGAGACGGTGCAGCTGAAGCTGGAGACCATGAACGCACAGGCCGACCGGGCCTACCTGCGCTTGTCGCGCAAGTTCGGGCAGCTGCGGCTGCATCACCTGGAGCGCAGGAACCTGCTCATTCAGAGCATCCCGGGCTTCTGGGGCCGCGCCTTCCAGAACCACCCGCAGCTGTCGTCCTTCCTCAACAGCCAGGACCGGGAGGCCCTAGGCTACCTCAATAGCCTGGAGGTGGAGGAGCTTGGCCTGGCCCGGCTGGGCTACAAGATCAAGTTCTACTTCGGCCGCAACCCCTACTTCCAGAACAAGGTGCTCATCAAGGAGTACGGCTGCGGCCCCTCGGGCCAGGTGGTGTCCCGCTCCACCCCCATCCAGTGGCTGCCGGGGCACGACCTGCAGTCCCTGAGCCAGGGGAGCCCGGACAACAGCCGCAGCTTCTTTGGGTGGTTTTCCAACCACAGCTCCATCGAGTCGGACAAGATCGTGGAGATCATCAACGAGGAGCTGTGGCCCAATCCCCTGCAGTACTACCTTATGAGTGAGGGGGCCCGGgctgagaaagggaaggagggcaggccGGGCCCAGCAAGGCCGGCCCCCGAGGCGCCCGAGCCCGGGGCGCCCGAGTCCAACTGA